A region of uncultured Draconibacterium sp. DNA encodes the following proteins:
- a CDS encoding rhodanese-like domain-containing protein — MHIHELNPWRTLIAVSVFVVILAIGFLTMPNPLFEYQKSMDESIEALLDGEDYFYPWELVDVIANKPDSIVLFDIRDNFVFGQGHIPGAENLSANTLADPDNLERLTALRDMGVTIVLYGENELQANGPWMFFRQVGFNNIKLLLGGYEYYKANEADLYNTINDDAYFSGFPRYNYAEMAAPKDGSVINADQDNKAVQVRRREKTSVAAGGC; from the coding sequence ATGCATATACATGAACTTAATCCGTGGAGAACATTAATCGCAGTGTCAGTGTTTGTGGTTATTCTCGCTATTGGCTTTTTAACCATGCCAAATCCTTTGTTTGAATACCAAAAAAGCATGGACGAAAGTATTGAGGCTTTGCTCGATGGAGAGGACTATTTTTATCCGTGGGAGCTGGTAGATGTGATTGCCAATAAACCCGACAGTATCGTTTTGTTCGACATTCGCGATAATTTTGTGTTCGGGCAAGGGCATATTCCCGGAGCAGAGAATTTGTCGGCAAATACCTTGGCCGATCCCGATAATCTGGAGCGTTTAACAGCACTGCGCGATATGGGCGTAACCATTGTTTTATATGGCGAAAACGAACTGCAGGCCAATGGCCCGTGGATGTTTTTCCGGCAGGTAGGTTTTAACAACATCAAATTGTTGCTGGGTGGTTATGAATACTACAAAGCCAATGAAGCTGACTTGTACAATACTATTAATGATGATGCATATTTTAGCGGATTTCCGCGGTACAACTATGCTGAAATGGCTGCTCCAAAAGACGGTTCAGTAATCAATGCTGATCAGGATAACAAAGCTGTTCAGGTGCGTCGACGCGAAAAAACAAGCGTTGCTGCCGGTGGGTGCTAA
- a CDS encoding DUF2007 domain-containing protein → MEKGWEMIFMTAHEYKAEMAKDLLESAGIKIVVLNQHDSAYQNFGEYNIYVAEENRNEAINLIKELKGE, encoded by the coding sequence ATGGAGAAAGGTTGGGAAATGATTTTTATGACAGCACACGAATACAAAGCGGAAATGGCCAAAGACCTGCTTGAAAGTGCCGGGATAAAAATTGTTGTTCTTAACCAACACGATTCGGCATACCAGAATTTTGGCGAGTACAATATTTATGTTGCTGAAGAAAACCGTAACGAAGCTATAAACCTAATCAAAGAATTAAAAGGTGAGTAA
- a CDS encoding YeeE/YedE thiosulfate transporter family protein: MSSEQTNINEPKYINPYLGGVLLGLLVLVTVFITGRGLGASGAIKSAVVTTSNSIAPKATEANHYMGQFLSDDHSPMYTWLVFESLGVLLGGIISGIVFGRMKKFRIDKGPQISNKKRLILALIGGALFGLGSQFGRGCTSGAALSGTATFALGGVIVMFAIFGTGYAVAYFFRKFWI, from the coding sequence ATGAGTTCAGAACAAACAAATATAAACGAACCGAAATACATCAACCCATACCTGGGCGGTGTTTTACTCGGATTACTGGTTCTTGTAACTGTATTTATTACGGGCCGCGGCCTGGGTGCCAGCGGAGCCATTAAAAGTGCAGTTGTAACCACATCAAATTCTATTGCGCCAAAAGCTACTGAGGCAAACCACTACATGGGGCAGTTTCTTAGCGACGATCATTCGCCAATGTATACCTGGTTGGTTTTCGAATCGCTGGGCGTGTTGCTTGGAGGTATCATTTCCGGTATTGTTTTCGGAAGAATGAAGAAATTCAGAATTGACAAAGGCCCTCAGATTTCCAATAAAAAACGACTCATTTTAGCCCTTATTGGCGGAGCTCTTTTTGGATTGGGAAGTCAGTTTGGCCGCGGATGCACCAGTGGAGCAGCATTAAGTGGAACTGCCACTTTTGCCTTAGGTGGTGTAATTGTAATGTTTGCCATTTTTGGTACGGGGTACGCAGTGGCTTACTTTTTTAGAAAATTTTGGATCTAA
- a CDS encoding YeeE/YedE thiosulfate transporter family protein, whose amino-acid sequence MGPLIPNGVIGGGWDLVIAILLGVAFGFILEASGFSSSRNLAGVFYGYNFVVLRVFFTALIVAMVGLLYFDYVGWLNLSQIFILPTFLTPMIVGGVIMGVGFVLGGFCPGTSFTGIAIGKLDAVFFTIGLYLGIFGFSLAYPLFEDFFTSGDLGNVTLMEITGIPAPYFAVAFTVMALAAFWGTMFVEKRVRKNMKQYKF is encoded by the coding sequence ATGGGACCTTTAATTCCTAATGGTGTAATTGGCGGCGGCTGGGATCTTGTTATCGCAATTTTACTTGGAGTCGCATTTGGATTTATTCTCGAAGCATCCGGTTTTTCTTCTTCAAGAAACCTCGCCGGCGTATTTTATGGCTATAACTTTGTTGTGCTTCGCGTATTTTTTACTGCATTAATCGTAGCAATGGTTGGTCTGTTGTATTTCGATTATGTTGGCTGGCTTAATCTCTCACAGATATTTATTCTTCCAACGTTTTTAACCCCAATGATTGTTGGTGGCGTTATAATGGGAGTAGGGTTTGTGTTGGGTGGATTTTGCCCGGGAACCAGCTTTACCGGAATTGCCATCGGTAAACTCGATGCCGTGTTCTTTACAATCGGACTTTATTTGGGGATATTCGGATTTTCACTGGCCTATCCGCTGTTTGAAGACTTTTTTACCAGCGGAGACCTTGGAAATGTAACGCTTATGGAAATTACCGGAATTCCGGCACCATACTTTGCCGTTGCATTTACAGTGATGGCACTTGCTGCATTCTGGGGAACAATGTTTGTCGAGAAGCGTGTACGTAAAAACATGAAGCAATATAAATTCTAA
- a CDS encoding sigma-54 dependent transcriptional regulator, with product MSKILVIDDERSIRNTLKDILEYEKYEVDLAEDGTKGIEKIRSAEYDIVLCDIKMPGLDGIEVLERLVVLAPDTPVVMISGHGNIDTAVDSIKKGAFDYIEKPLDLNRLLITIRNAMDKSTLVTETKILKKKVNKKFEIIGESKAITEIIEMADRVAPTDARVLITGANGSGKELVARRIHDQSNRASGPFVEVNCAAIPSELIESELFGHEKGAFTSAVKQRKGKFEQANGGTLFLDEIGDMSLSAQAKVLRALQESIISRVGGDKHIKVDVRVVAATNKNLANEIDQNKFREDLYHRLSVILIHVPTLNERVDDIPLLASHFIKQICGEYGMQEKNITENGINELQKINWTGNIREFRNVIERLIILCDKEITDADVLKFAAPLK from the coding sequence ATGTCAAAGATCCTGGTTATAGATGATGAGAGAAGTATTCGGAACACCTTAAAAGATATTCTTGAATACGAAAAATATGAAGTAGATCTGGCAGAAGATGGAACAAAAGGAATTGAGAAGATTCGTTCGGCCGAATACGATATTGTACTTTGTGATATAAAAATGCCGGGACTGGATGGCATTGAAGTTTTGGAACGCCTTGTGGTTTTAGCACCCGATACTCCGGTGGTCATGATCTCGGGACACGGAAATATTGATACCGCTGTTGATTCGATAAAAAAAGGCGCCTTCGATTATATCGAAAAACCACTTGATTTAAACCGTTTGCTGATTACCATTCGCAACGCCATGGATAAATCAACCCTGGTTACCGAAACCAAAATTCTGAAAAAGAAAGTCAACAAAAAGTTTGAGATCATTGGCGAGTCAAAAGCCATTACCGAAATAATTGAAATGGCCGACCGCGTGGCACCAACCGATGCAAGAGTTTTAATTACCGGTGCCAACGGATCGGGAAAAGAGCTGGTAGCCCGCCGAATTCATGATCAAAGTAATCGTGCATCAGGACCTTTTGTTGAGGTGAATTGTGCGGCTATTCCGTCGGAATTGATCGAGAGTGAGTTGTTTGGACACGAAAAGGGAGCTTTTACCTCAGCCGTAAAACAGCGTAAAGGGAAATTTGAGCAGGCCAATGGCGGAACACTTTTCCTGGATGAAATTGGCGATATGAGTCTTTCGGCACAAGCTAAAGTTTTACGTGCATTGCAGGAAAGTATTATTAGCCGTGTTGGTGGCGATAAACACATAAAAGTCGACGTGCGCGTTGTTGCTGCTACCAATAAAAACCTGGCCAACGAGATCGATCAGAATAAATTTCGCGAAGACCTGTATCACCGTTTAAGTGTGATTTTAATTCATGTGCCAACGCTTAATGAGCGAGTTGATGATATTCCTTTACTGGCCAGTCATTTTATTAAACAAATTTGTGGTGAGTACGGTATGCAGGAAAAAAATATTACGGAGAATGGCATAAATGAGCTGCAAAAAATAAACTGGACCGGAAATATTCGCGAGTTCAGAAATGTAATTGAACGACTTATTATTTTGTGCGACAAGGAAATTACCGATGCTGATGTATTAAAATTTGCCGCACCTTTAAAATAG
- a CDS encoding rhodanese-like domain-containing protein, giving the protein MNRNYILLTILMLVLAVGTLFLTSDDEPKQIAPEELLQEIIQPTRYVTTDQVAKMIIQGDPSLLMVDVRPADEYAEYALPGSLNIPLEDLLNDGNLSYFGVPGMKVVFISNDDIRADQTWVLTKRLGVDGTYVMKGGLNCWMQTIIDPAQPNADAPSVDHELYAFRKGAQIYFTGAGSATPEGGDVEVQVRRREKTSVAAGGC; this is encoded by the coding sequence ATGAATAGAAACTATATTTTACTAACCATTTTAATGCTTGTGTTGGCGGTAGGAACCTTGTTTCTGACAAGTGATGATGAGCCAAAACAAATTGCCCCTGAGGAATTACTGCAGGAAATTATTCAACCTACACGATATGTAACAACCGACCAGGTGGCTAAGATGATCATTCAGGGCGATCCGTCGTTGTTAATGGTTGATGTTCGTCCGGCAGATGAGTATGCCGAATATGCATTGCCGGGCTCCTTAAATATTCCGCTCGAAGATCTGCTAAACGATGGAAACCTCTCGTATTTTGGCGTTCCCGGAATGAAAGTGGTATTTATTTCCAACGACGATATCAGGGCCGATCAAACTTGGGTACTTACCAAACGTTTGGGAGTTGATGGTACTTATGTTATGAAAGGTGGTCTGAACTGCTGGATGCAAACCATAATTGATCCTGCGCAACCTAATGCCGATGCACCTTCTGTTGATCATGAACTTTATGCGTTTCGCAAGGGGGCACAAATTTATTTCACCGGTGCCGGGTCGGCAACTCCCGAAGGAGGAGATGTCGAGGTGCAGGTGCGCCGAAGAGAAAAAACAAGTGTTGCAGCCGGTGGTTGCTAA
- a CDS encoding CDP-alcohol phosphatidyltransferase family protein — MKNIIKQIPNFITTLNLLSGVIATIFAIDGHLIWAGIFICAASVFDFADGLAARALKAYSEIGKQLDSLSDLVSFGVAPGAILFTLLEFSLFGENQPIHEITAEWWQWIILFSAFLVPVFGAIRLAKFNVFTSDEPFFRGLPIPSNGIFWASLGLMLEFPKYHDIFQSLYSTKNLVILGIFMSGMMVINMPMFSLKVKNLRLKDNWYRYLFLAFSAILLLVFNVYGLALIILLYIILNVIFYLFKVEF; from the coding sequence ATGAAGAACATTATTAAACAGATACCCAACTTTATTACCACCCTCAATCTTTTATCAGGAGTAATAGCTACAATTTTTGCCATCGACGGACACCTGATCTGGGCAGGAATTTTTATTTGCGCCGCCTCGGTTTTCGACTTTGCCGACGGGCTTGCTGCACGAGCATTAAAAGCTTATTCCGAAATCGGGAAACAGCTCGATTCCTTATCCGATTTGGTGTCGTTTGGTGTGGCTCCGGGAGCTATTCTTTTTACTTTGCTCGAGTTTTCGTTATTCGGGGAAAACCAACCTATACACGAGATAACTGCCGAATGGTGGCAGTGGATTATTCTTTTCTCGGCATTTTTAGTGCCGGTTTTTGGTGCTATCCGCCTGGCAAAATTTAATGTGTTTACCAGCGACGAACCTTTTTTCAGAGGTTTACCTATTCCTTCAAACGGAATATTTTGGGCTTCGCTCGGTTTAATGCTTGAATTCCCAAAATACCACGATATTTTTCAATCGCTGTATTCCACAAAAAATCTGGTTATCCTGGGTATTTTTATGTCGGGGATGATGGTGATCAACATGCCAATGTTTTCGTTGAAAGTTAAAAACCTGCGTTTAAAAGATAACTGGTATCGTTATCTCTTCCTCGCGTTCTCAGCCATACTACTCCTCGTTTTTAACGTTTATGGCCTGGCGCTTATCATTTTACTTTACATTATTCTGAATGTGATTTTCTACTTATTCAAGGTAGAATTTTAG
- a CDS encoding phosphatidate cytidylyltransferase produces MSNLLKRSLTGVIYIAVMLGGTLLHPIIFAVVFATLLFITQYEFYAMVEKAGHHPSRIIGSIFGVIFFLICFGLSNNYLPRHFGFSFIAIVVILLIVEIFRSDKDTLKNAGSSTLGFAYIALPFSLMNFVVHTSINGQNTFYPWIMVGVFFILWINDSAAYLVGTQFGKHKMCKNISPAKSWEGLIGGAVFAIIMGIVNAVLFQAVSMVSWIAIAVLTVVFGTLGDLFESKIKREIDIKDSGTFLPGHGGFLDRLDSLLFVIPAIFIWLIFTGNV; encoded by the coding sequence GTGAGTAATTTACTTAAACGCTCTCTGACAGGAGTTATTTATATAGCCGTAATGCTGGGCGGAACGCTGCTGCATCCGATCATTTTTGCGGTGGTATTTGCAACACTTTTATTTATCACCCAATACGAATTTTATGCCATGGTGGAAAAAGCCGGCCATCATCCTTCGCGAATTATCGGAAGTATTTTTGGCGTTATCTTTTTCCTGATTTGTTTTGGCTTATCGAATAATTATCTGCCACGGCATTTTGGCTTTAGTTTTATTGCCATAGTTGTTATCCTGCTTATTGTCGAAATTTTCAGAAGCGACAAAGACACGCTAAAGAACGCAGGTTCAAGTACACTGGGCTTTGCCTACATCGCACTGCCCTTTAGTTTGATGAACTTTGTTGTGCACACATCAATTAACGGGCAAAATACTTTTTACCCGTGGATAATGGTGGGAGTGTTTTTTATCCTGTGGATAAACGATTCGGCAGCTTACCTGGTGGGCACACAGTTTGGCAAACACAAAATGTGTAAGAATATATCGCCGGCAAAATCGTGGGAAGGATTAATTGGAGGAGCCGTTTTTGCCATAATTATGGGGATAGTAAATGCTGTACTATTCCAGGCTGTAAGCATGGTTAGCTGGATTGCAATTGCAGTACTTACCGTGGTTTTCGGAACATTGGGCGACTTATTTGAATCGAAGATAAAACGCGAAATCGATATAAAGGATTCGGGCACATTTTTACCCGGTCATGGTGGATTTTTAGACCGCCTGGATAGTTTGCTTTTTGTTATCCCCGCAATTTTTATCTGGCTTATTTTTACCGGAAACGTGTAA